The Paraphotobacterium marinum genome segment AGAGATAAAGCAGGGCTTTTTGATGTGTCTCATATGGGCCAAATAAAACTTCATGGAAATAATGTTGCTCAATTTATAGAATCGCTTGTACCTGTTGATATTATTGATTTACCTGAAGGTAAACAGCGATATGCTTTTTTTACTAATGATAATGGCGGTATTATTGATGATTTGATGGTTTCAAATTATGGTGATTATTTTTATCTGGTAATTAATGCAGCATGTGTTGACAAGGATTTAGCTCATATAAGAAATCACTTGCCTAATGATGTTACGTTAGAAGTTATAAAGGATAGAGCTTTGATTGCTTTACAAGGCCCTCATGCAGCGAAAGTACTATCTTCACTCATTCCTGAAACGTCAGATATGATTTTTATGGACACTCAAATCATTCATTATAAAGGCATTGAGTTATTTATAAGTCGTTCTGGTTATACTGGCGAAGATGGTTTTGAAATCTCAATTCCAGAGACATTTGCTGATAGTTTTGTGAGAGAACTTTTAGCCAAAGATGAAGTGGAAATGATTGGTCTTGGAGCTAGAGATTCTCTAAGGTTAGAGTGCGGACTTTGTTTATATGGTAATGATTTAAATGAACATTATACGCCTGTTGAATCAAGCTTGATTTGGGCTATCAGTAAAATAAGAAGAAGCGGCGAATCTAGGGAGGGCGGTTTTCCGGGGTCGACACACATTTTAAATCAGCTTTCTACTAAAAATTTTGAAATAAAACGCATTGGTTTAATTAGTACGACAAGAGCACCTGTTCGAGAGGGAACTAAGCTTTTCAACGCGAAAGATGAAGAAATTGGGGTTGTATCTAGTGGTACCTTTGGTCCAACGATTGAGAAACCAAT includes the following:
- the gcvT gene encoding glycine cleavage system aminomethyltransferase GcvT → MTQNLLKTPLYNLHVDLGAKMVPFAGYDMPVQYPLGVKKEHLHCRDKAGLFDVSHMGQIKLHGNNVAQFIESLVPVDIIDLPEGKQRYAFFTNDNGGIIDDLMVSNYGDYFYLVINAACVDKDLAHIRNHLPNDVTLEVIKDRALIALQGPHAAKVLSSLIPETSDMIFMDTQIIHYKGIELFISRSGYTGEDGFEISIPETFADSFVRELLAKDEVEMIGLGARDSLRLECGLCLYGNDLNEHYTPVESSLIWAISKIRRSGESREGGFPGSTHILNQLSTKNFEIKRIGLISTTRAPVREGTKLFNAKDEEIGVVSSGTFGPTIEKPISMAFIDKTFSEIGTEVFADVRGKKVKMIVSKMPFVPQNYYRG